In Paraburkholderia caribensis, a single window of DNA contains:
- a CDS encoding RluA family pseudouridine synthase yields the protein MKELGKISQKSVTSPVASDQVSMIEIDDSAAGQRIDNFLLRVCKGVPKSHIYRILRSGEVRVNKGRVDAQYRLAFGDLVRVPPIRVAKADEAVHAPVPSAHFEILFEDEHMLVIDKPAGVAVHGGSGVAFGVIEQLRAARPQAKFLELVHRLDRETSGVLMLAKKRAALVNLHEQIRENRMDKRYYACVHGEWASDWGRRRAVKEPLHKYLLPDGERRVRVQPDGLPSHTIFNLVDRWPGYALLEAELKTGRTHQIRVHLAHLGLPIVGDAKYGDFALNKALARANAQPGLKRMFLHAYRLKLTHPATGDTLQFEAPLPADCKRFIAQLSEAAGAGTHEQSQTETKSHG from the coding sequence ATGAAAGAGTTAGGCAAAATATCCCAGAAATCGGTGACAAGCCCCGTTGCAAGCGATCAGGTGTCGATGATCGAAATCGACGACAGCGCGGCCGGTCAGCGGATCGACAACTTCCTGTTGCGCGTCTGTAAGGGCGTGCCGAAAAGTCATATTTATAGGATTCTGCGCAGCGGCGAAGTGCGCGTGAACAAGGGCCGCGTCGACGCGCAGTACCGTCTCGCCTTTGGCGATCTGGTGCGCGTGCCGCCCATCCGCGTCGCGAAGGCGGACGAGGCGGTGCACGCGCCGGTGCCGTCGGCGCACTTCGAAATTCTGTTCGAAGACGAGCATATGCTGGTGATCGACAAGCCGGCTGGCGTCGCCGTGCACGGCGGCAGCGGGGTCGCGTTCGGCGTGATCGAGCAGTTGCGGGCGGCGCGTCCGCAGGCGAAATTTCTGGAACTCGTGCACCGGCTGGACCGCGAGACGTCGGGCGTGCTGATGCTCGCGAAAAAGCGTGCGGCGCTCGTCAATCTGCACGAACAGATCCGCGAAAACCGGATGGACAAGCGTTACTACGCGTGTGTGCACGGTGAATGGGCGAGCGACTGGGGCCGCCGGCGCGCCGTGAAGGAGCCGCTGCATAAATATCTGCTGCCGGACGGCGAGCGGCGCGTGCGCGTACAGCCTGACGGGCTCCCGTCCCACACCATTTTCAATCTCGTCGATCGCTGGCCGGGTTACGCGCTGCTCGAAGCGGAACTGAAAACGGGGCGGACCCATCAGATTCGTGTCCATCTGGCGCATCTGGGACTGCCGATCGTCGGCGACGCCAAATACGGCGATTTCGCGCTGAACAAGGCGCTCGCACGCGCAAATGCGCAGCCGGGGCTTAAACGGATGTTCTTGCACGCGTACCGGCTCAAGCTGACGCACCCGGCGACGGGCGACACGCTACAGTTCGAAGCGCCGTTGCCGGCCGACTGCAAGCGCTTCATCGCGCAACTGTCTGAGGCGGCCGGGGCGGGAACGCACGAACAATCACAAACCGAGACGAAATCGCATGGCTAG
- a CDS encoding HAD-IA family hydrolase, whose protein sequence is MAREQFDLIVFDWDGTLMDSTVHITRSIQAACRDLGLPVPADEAASFVIGLGLRDALQIAAPTLDPSDYPRLAERYRFHYLVKDQTTELFAGVREMLADLRDQGYLLAIATGKSRVGLNRALDQVRLTSLFDGTRCADETFSKPHPAMLQELTRELGQDPVRTVMIGDTTHDLQMAINAGVSGIGVTYGAHPADSLTALEPKFVADSIASLSGWLREHA, encoded by the coding sequence ATGGCTAGAGAGCAATTTGACCTGATCGTCTTCGATTGGGACGGCACGTTGATGGATTCGACCGTCCATATCACCCGCAGCATTCAGGCGGCCTGCCGCGATCTCGGGCTGCCCGTGCCGGCTGACGAGGCCGCGAGCTTCGTGATCGGCCTGGGTTTGCGCGACGCGCTGCAGATCGCCGCGCCGACGCTGGACCCATCCGATTACCCGCGCCTCGCCGAGCGCTATCGCTTCCACTATCTGGTGAAGGATCAGACGACCGAGCTGTTTGCAGGTGTGCGAGAGATGCTCGCCGATCTGCGCGATCAGGGCTATCTGCTCGCGATCGCTACCGGCAAGAGCCGCGTCGGGCTGAACCGCGCGCTCGATCAGGTCCGGCTCACGAGTCTTTTCGACGGCACGCGCTGCGCCGATGAAACGTTCTCGAAACCGCATCCGGCCATGCTGCAGGAGCTCACGCGCGAACTGGGGCAGGATCCCGTGCGCACTGTGATGATCGGAGATACCACGCACGATCTTCAAATGGCGATCAATGCGGGCGTGTCGGGCATCGGCGTCACGTACGGCGCGCACCCGGCAGATTCGTTGACGGCGCTGGAGCCGAAATTCGTCGCCGACAGCATCGCTTCATTGTCGGGCTGGCTGCGGGAGCACGCATGA
- a CDS encoding Rieske (2Fe-2S) protein, with translation MTDAAQEAVRVCASEELVDGGAGVRRDATYAGGDAVVFFVRYDGVAYGYLNRCAHVPMELDWNEGQFFESSGLYLMCATHGAIYAPDTGKCVGGPCRGGRLRPVRVDERDTPEGRAVFWLPDADLRPASA, from the coding sequence ATGACGGACGCCGCACAGGAGGCGGTGCGCGTTTGCGCATCCGAAGAACTCGTCGACGGCGGCGCGGGCGTGCGCCGCGACGCGACGTACGCGGGCGGCGATGCCGTGGTGTTCTTCGTTCGCTATGACGGCGTGGCGTATGGTTATCTGAACCGTTGCGCACACGTGCCGATGGAACTGGACTGGAACGAAGGACAGTTCTTCGAATCGTCCGGCTTATACTTGATGTGCGCAACGCATGGCGCGATTTATGCCCCGGATACAGGCAAGTGCGTAGGCGGCCCGTGCCGCGGCGGCAGGCTTCGCCCGGTACGCGTCGACGAGCGCGACACGCCCGAAGGGCGCGCGGTGTTCTGGCTTCCGGATGCTGATCTGCGTCCAGCATCTGCCTGA
- a CDS encoding S49 family peptidase: MSDNLTPDPNEPAAAGRERRAPADEPNWERAALERIALAAVNEQRAARRWRIFFRFLFLGVLVLVAWAVLDFSGEKVAATTGRHTALVTLDGEISSDTNANAEDVDAALASAFDDTGTAGVILRCNSPGGSPVQAGIIYREIRRLRAKYPSIPLYVVVSDMCASGGYYAAAAADKIYVDKASIVGSIGVLMDGFGFTGLMDKLGIQRRMRTSGENKGFYDPFSPDTPKMDQHAQAMLDEIHAQFIDAVKQGRGKRLQESPDIFSGLFWTGEKSVQLGLADGFGDTDYVAREIIKAPDVVDYTVKESITDRVAKKFGAAVGSGAVRAMAAIGKLNLR; this comes from the coding sequence ATGTCCGATAATTTGACTCCCGATCCGAACGAACCGGCCGCGGCGGGCCGCGAGCGCCGGGCGCCCGCCGACGAGCCGAACTGGGAGCGCGCCGCGCTCGAGCGGATTGCGCTGGCGGCCGTCAACGAGCAACGCGCTGCGCGCCGCTGGCGGATCTTTTTTCGTTTCCTGTTTCTCGGCGTGCTGGTTCTCGTTGCGTGGGCCGTGCTCGATTTCAGCGGCGAGAAAGTTGCGGCCACGACGGGGCGGCATACTGCACTCGTGACACTTGACGGCGAGATATCGTCCGATACGAACGCGAACGCGGAAGATGTCGACGCGGCGCTGGCGAGTGCGTTCGATGACACGGGCACGGCGGGCGTGATCCTGCGTTGCAACAGCCCCGGTGGGAGTCCCGTGCAGGCTGGAATTATCTACCGTGAAATCCGCCGATTGCGCGCGAAATATCCTTCAATTCCGCTCTACGTCGTCGTAAGCGATATGTGCGCGTCGGGTGGTTACTATGCTGCTGCCGCTGCCGACAAGATATACGTCGACAAGGCGAGCATCGTCGGCTCGATTGGCGTGCTGATGGATGGATTCGGCTTTACCGGCCTGATGGACAAACTCGGCATTCAACGCCGGATGCGCACTTCCGGAGAGAACAAGGGATTTTACGATCCGTTCTCGCCCGATACGCCGAAGATGGATCAACACGCGCAAGCGATGCTGGACGAGATCCATGCGCAATTCATCGATGCCGTGAAGCAGGGCCGCGGAAAACGTCTTCAGGAATCGCCCGATATCTTCTCTGGACTGTTCTGGACGGGCGAGAAGAGCGTCCAGCTAGGCCTCGCAGACGGTTTCGGTGACACCGACTATGTCGCGCGCGAAATCATCAAGGCTCCCGATGTCGTCGACTACACGGTGAAGGAAAGCATCACCGACCGCGTCGCGAAAAAGTTCGGCGCAGCCGTCGGTAGCGGGGCCGTGCGCGCGATGGCCGCAATCGGGAAGTTGAACCTTCGCTAA
- a CDS encoding SAM-dependent methyltransferase, with translation MSGVLYLIPNTLGDGDAAALDAVLPAPVRARAAALHYYIGENAKTTRAFLKKVGTERPIQEIEIRELNVNTPAGEIDRLLAPVLAGTDAGLVSEAGCPAVADPGALLVRRAHERGVKVVPFVGPSSILLALMASGLNGQSFAFHGYLPVDANERAKRLRDLEQQSRKGKQTQIFIETPYRNRALLDTLIATCAPSTLICVAVDLTLESETIVSRTAADWKKKPAPDLHKRPAIFLILAA, from the coding sequence ATGAGCGGCGTTCTCTATCTGATCCCGAACACGCTCGGCGACGGCGACGCCGCCGCGCTGGACGCCGTGCTGCCCGCACCGGTTCGCGCTCGCGCGGCCGCCCTGCACTATTACATAGGCGAAAACGCCAAAACCACGCGCGCATTCCTGAAGAAAGTCGGCACGGAACGGCCCATCCAGGAAATCGAGATTCGCGAACTGAACGTCAACACGCCAGCAGGCGAAATCGACAGATTGCTGGCGCCCGTGCTTGCGGGGACGGATGCCGGGCTCGTGTCCGAGGCCGGCTGCCCGGCCGTCGCCGATCCGGGCGCGCTACTCGTGCGGCGCGCGCACGAGCGCGGCGTGAAGGTGGTGCCGTTCGTCGGGCCGAGCTCGATCCTGCTTGCGCTGATGGCGTCGGGATTGAACGGCCAGAGCTTTGCGTTTCACGGCTACCTGCCCGTCGACGCGAACGAGCGCGCGAAACGCCTGCGCGACCTCGAACAGCAGTCGCGCAAAGGAAAGCAGACGCAGATTTTTATCGAGACGCCATATCGGAATCGCGCGCTGCTCGACACGCTGATCGCGACCTGCGCGCCGTCGACGCTTATTTGTGTTGCCGTGGACCTGACGCTGGAAAGCGAGACCATCGTGAGCCGGACAGCTGCCGACTGGAAGAAAAAACCTGCGCCCGATCTTCACAAGCGCCCAGCCATTTTTCTGATTCTGGCGGCTTGA
- a CDS encoding Maf-like protein: MPDSSKRPPRLILASSSPFRRELLERLRIPFDVAVPAIDETPLVGESPETTALRLAQAKARAVAAALIAGERALVIGSDQVATYDGHQIGKPGTHEKALAQLQGMRGREVLFHSALCVFDSGSGDAQAVDVVTRVRFRDLPDAALDAYLRAETPYDCAGSAKAEGLGIALLDAIESDDPTALIGLPLIALTRMLLAADYPLLEVR, translated from the coding sequence ATGCCGGATTCCTCCAAACGCCCGCCCCGCCTGATTCTGGCGTCCAGTTCGCCGTTTCGGCGCGAACTGCTCGAACGGTTGCGCATTCCGTTCGACGTCGCCGTGCCCGCCATCGACGAGACGCCGCTCGTGGGCGAATCGCCCGAAACGACGGCATTGCGCCTCGCGCAGGCAAAAGCGCGCGCGGTCGCAGCCGCACTGATCGCTGGCGAGCGAGCGCTCGTGATCGGCTCGGATCAGGTCGCGACCTACGACGGCCATCAGATCGGCAAGCCCGGCACGCACGAAAAAGCGCTGGCGCAACTGCAAGGCATGCGCGGCCGCGAAGTGCTTTTCCACAGCGCGCTGTGCGTGTTCGACAGCGGCTCGGGCGACGCGCAAGCCGTCGACGTGGTCACGCGCGTACGCTTTCGCGATCTGCCCGACGCCGCGCTCGACGCCTACCTGCGCGCCGAGACGCCGTACGACTGCGCGGGCAGCGCAAAAGCGGAAGGCCTCGGCATTGCGCTACTCGACGCAATTGAATCCGACGATCCGACAGCGCTGATCGGCCTGCCGCTGATCGCGCTTACGCGCATGCTGCTCGCTGCGGACTATCCGCTGCTGGAGGTGCGATGA
- a CDS encoding DUF177 domain-containing protein gives MTQHPGKPAGLVDPRALDLFEFARSGRQAAGTVRVSQLPRMLNEVPQEAPDRDTAFTWQAEGATQPELQDDGTEGPQPYLRLAIHGAAWLECQRCLSPYEQAFNVDATYRIVNTEEEAEEFPLDEDEVDVIVGSRQFDLVDLIEEELLLSLPLVPKHDACPEVHESLTSGASGLEGEEAVEGGAEEGEEPKRPNPFAALEGLKSGESGGKKH, from the coding sequence ATGACTCAACATCCTGGCAAACCTGCTGGTCTCGTCGACCCGCGTGCACTCGACCTGTTCGAATTTGCCCGCAGTGGACGTCAGGCCGCGGGTACCGTGCGCGTCTCGCAACTGCCGCGCATGTTAAACGAAGTCCCGCAGGAAGCGCCAGACCGCGACACCGCGTTCACCTGGCAAGCCGAAGGGGCGACACAGCCGGAATTGCAGGACGACGGCACCGAGGGTCCGCAGCCGTATCTGAGGCTCGCGATTCACGGCGCCGCATGGCTCGAATGTCAGCGTTGCCTGTCTCCGTACGAGCAGGCGTTCAACGTCGATGCGACTTACCGGATCGTCAATACCGAAGAGGAGGCTGAAGAGTTTCCCCTGGACGAGGATGAAGTCGATGTGATCGTTGGGTCACGCCAGTTCGATCTTGTCGACTTGATCGAAGAGGAATTGCTGCTTTCGTTGCCGCTCGTGCCGAAACACGATGCCTGTCCCGAAGTGCACGAGAGTCTCACCTCGGGCGCCAGCGGGCTGGAAGGCGAAGAGGCCGTCGAAGGAGGAGCTGAAGAGGGTGAAGAGCCCAAACGGCCCAATCCTTTTGCGGCGCTCGAAGGTCTGAAATCGGGCGAATCCGGCGGCAAGAAGCACTGA
- the rpmF gene encoding 50S ribosomal protein L32 yields the protein MAVQQNKKSPSKRGMHRSHDFLNAAPLAVEPSTGEVHLRHHVSPNGYYRGKKVVKTKND from the coding sequence ATGGCAGTTCAACAAAACAAGAAGTCGCCGTCGAAGCGCGGCATGCACCGCTCGCACGATTTCCTCAACGCAGCGCCGCTGGCTGTTGAGCCGAGCACGGGTGAAGTGCATCTGCGTCACCACGTCAGCCCGAACGGCTACTATCGCGGCAAGAAAGTCGTCAAGACGAAGAACGACTAA
- the plsX gene encoding phosphate acyltransferase PlsX: MTVKLTIDCMGGDHGPSVTVPAAVNFVRSHPDAHLMLVGIESAIRAQLKKLKASDSPALTVVAASEIVAMDDPVEVALRKKKDSSMRVALNRVKDDEAQACVSAGNTGALMAVSRYVLKTLPGIERPAIAFALPNPTGYTTMLDLGANVDCEPQHLLQFAEMGHALVSAVEGKERPSIGLLNIGEEVIKGNDTIKRAGELLRSSTLNFRGNVEGNDIYKGTVDVIVCDGFVGNVALKTSEGLAQMLSDIIKEEFGRSWLTKVMAVLALPVLLRFKKRVDHRQYNGAALLGLRGLVIKSHGSADAYAFEWAIKRGYDAVKNGVLERLARAMEENAGSLEQAKQEAGGAGSASQMASPVAGPVSGQPAEPYSAQSSKT; encoded by the coding sequence ATGACTGTAAAGCTCACGATAGATTGCATGGGAGGCGACCACGGCCCGTCCGTGACCGTTCCCGCTGCCGTCAACTTCGTTCGCTCGCACCCCGATGCGCACCTGATGCTCGTCGGCATCGAAAGCGCGATTCGTGCTCAGCTGAAGAAGCTGAAGGCGTCCGACAGTCCGGCACTCACGGTCGTAGCCGCGTCCGAGATCGTCGCCATGGACGATCCCGTCGAAGTCGCGCTTCGCAAGAAGAAAGACTCGTCGATGCGCGTGGCGCTCAACCGCGTCAAGGACGACGAGGCGCAGGCCTGCGTCTCCGCCGGTAACACCGGCGCGCTGATGGCTGTTTCCCGCTATGTTCTTAAAACGCTCCCGGGCATCGAACGTCCGGCGATCGCGTTTGCCTTGCCCAATCCTACCGGCTACACGACGATGCTCGACCTCGGCGCGAACGTCGATTGCGAGCCGCAGCATCTGCTGCAGTTCGCCGAGATGGGGCACGCGCTGGTTTCCGCTGTCGAAGGCAAGGAGCGTCCGAGCATCGGGCTCCTGAATATCGGCGAAGAAGTCATCAAGGGCAATGACACCATCAAGCGTGCGGGCGAACTGCTGCGTAGCAGCACGCTTAATTTCCGCGGCAACGTGGAAGGCAACGATATCTACAAAGGCACCGTCGACGTGATCGTGTGCGATGGCTTCGTCGGTAACGTTGCGCTGAAGACGTCGGAAGGGCTTGCACAGATGCTGTCCGACATCATCAAGGAAGAATTCGGCCGTTCGTGGTTGACCAAGGTGATGGCGGTGCTGGCGCTGCCCGTGCTGCTGCGTTTCAAGAAACGCGTCGATCACCGGCAATACAACGGCGCAGCGCTGCTCGGCCTGCGCGGGCTCGTGATCAAGAGCCACGGCTCCGCCGACGCCTACGCGTTTGAGTGGGCCATCAAACGCGGGTATGATGCCGTCAAAAATGGCGTTCTCGAACGCCTTGCCCGCGCCATGGAGGAGAACGCGGGTTCACTCGAACAGGCGAAGCAAGAGGCCGGCGGCGCGGGTTCCGCGAGCCAGATGGCGAGTCCGGTCGCGGGACCGGTATCCGGACAGCCGGCCGAGCCCTACAGCGCACAATCCTCGAAGACATAA
- a CDS encoding beta-ketoacyl-ACP synthase III, with amino-acid sequence MAQSTTYSRVLGTGSYLPPNRVSNQELADRLAKQGVETSDEWIVARTGIHARHFAEPDVTTSDLALFASQRAIEAADVDPQSIDLIIVATSTPDFVFPSTACLLQNKLGIKNNGAAFDVQAVCSGFAYAVATADSFIRSGQHRTALVVGAETFSRILDFNDRTTCVLFGDGAGAVVLQASDEPGVLSSALHADGSHSNILCTPGNVNGGIVQGSAFLHMDGQAVFKLAVNVLEKVAVEALQKADLRPEQVDWLIPHQANIRIMQSTCRKLGLPQERMVVTVHEHGNTSAASIPLALDVAVRDGRIQRGHNVLIEGVGGGFTWGASVIRF; translated from the coding sequence ATGGCTCAATCCACTACCTATTCCCGCGTGCTGGGCACGGGCAGCTATCTGCCGCCCAACCGCGTTTCCAATCAGGAGCTGGCTGATCGTCTCGCGAAGCAGGGAGTCGAGACGAGCGACGAATGGATCGTAGCCCGCACGGGCATCCATGCGCGTCATTTCGCCGAACCTGATGTCACGACCAGCGACCTCGCGCTGTTCGCGTCGCAACGCGCGATCGAAGCGGCCGACGTCGATCCGCAATCCATCGACCTCATCATCGTCGCCACATCGACGCCGGACTTCGTATTCCCGAGCACGGCGTGCCTGCTGCAGAACAAGCTGGGCATCAAGAACAACGGCGCGGCCTTCGACGTGCAGGCGGTGTGCTCAGGTTTTGCCTATGCCGTTGCGACGGCTGACAGCTTCATCCGAAGCGGGCAACATCGTACTGCGCTGGTGGTCGGTGCTGAAACGTTCTCGCGCATCCTCGATTTCAACGACCGTACCACTTGCGTGCTGTTTGGCGATGGCGCGGGCGCGGTCGTGCTGCAGGCGTCAGACGAGCCGGGCGTGCTGTCCAGCGCGCTGCACGCTGACGGCAGCCATTCGAACATCCTTTGCACGCCGGGCAACGTGAACGGCGGCATCGTGCAAGGCAGTGCGTTCCTGCACATGGACGGCCAGGCGGTCTTCAAGCTTGCCGTCAACGTGCTCGAGAAAGTCGCGGTCGAAGCGCTGCAGAAGGCTGACCTCCGGCCCGAGCAGGTCGACTGGCTGATTCCGCATCAGGCCAATATCCGCATCATGCAGAGCACGTGCCGCAAGCTCGGCCTGCCGCAGGAGCGGATGGTCGTGACCGTGCACGAGCACGGCAACACGTCGGCAGCGTCGATTCCGCTCGCGCTCGACGTCGCCGTTCGCGACGGACGCATCCAGCGCGGTCATAACGTGCTGATCGAAGGCGTCGGCGGCGGCTTTACATGGGGCGCGTCGGTCATCCGTTTCTGA
- the fabD gene encoding ACP S-malonyltransferase: protein MKFAFVFPGQGSQSVGMLNAFADNAIVRETLQEASDALDQDIGKLIAEGPADDLNLTTNTQPVMLTAAYAIFRAWQAAGGPAPAIVAGHSLGEYTALVAAGALKFRDAVPLVRFRAQAMQNAVPVGQGGMAAILGLDDDTVREVCKEASVAGVVEAVNFNAPAQVVIAGHKAAVEKACEVAKAKGAKRALPLPVSAPFHSSLLKPASDQLREYLASVDVQVPSIPVVNNVDVAIVNEPAGIKDALVRQAAGAVRWVECVQSIGRQGVTHVIECGPGKVLAGLTRRIDGNLVGASIVDPASLDEVLKVVAG from the coding sequence ATGAAATTTGCGTTCGTTTTTCCCGGGCAGGGCTCGCAGTCGGTCGGCATGCTCAACGCGTTCGCCGACAATGCGATCGTGCGCGAAACCCTCCAGGAAGCGTCCGACGCGCTCGATCAGGACATCGGCAAGCTGATCGCCGAAGGTCCGGCTGACGACCTGAATCTCACCACCAACACCCAGCCCGTGATGCTGACGGCTGCTTACGCCATCTTTCGCGCATGGCAGGCGGCAGGCGGCCCTGCGCCTGCAATCGTGGCCGGCCACAGCCTGGGCGAATACACGGCGCTCGTCGCCGCTGGCGCGCTGAAGTTCCGCGACGCCGTGCCGCTCGTGCGTTTCCGCGCGCAGGCTATGCAGAACGCGGTGCCCGTCGGTCAGGGCGGCATGGCTGCGATTCTCGGCCTCGACGACGATACCGTGCGCGAAGTATGCAAGGAAGCATCGGTGGCGGGTGTCGTCGAAGCCGTCAACTTCAATGCGCCCGCGCAAGTCGTGATTGCCGGTCACAAGGCGGCCGTTGAGAAGGCGTGCGAAGTAGCCAAGGCGAAGGGCGCGAAGCGCGCGCTGCCGCTGCCCGTGTCCGCGCCGTTCCACTCGTCGCTGCTCAAGCCGGCGTCGGATCAGCTGCGCGAGTATCTGGCGAGCGTCGATGTGCAGGTGCCGTCCATTCCCGTCGTCAACAACGTCGATGTGGCCATCGTCAACGAGCCGGCTGGCATCAAGGACGCGCTGGTACGCCAGGCGGCCGGCGCGGTGCGCTGGGTCGAATGCGTGCAGTCGATCGGCAGGCAGGGCGTCACGCATGTGATCGAATGCGGTCCGGGCAAGGTGCTCGCGGGGTTGACCAGGCGTATCGACGGCAATCTGGTCGGCGCATCGATCGTCGATCCCGCTTCGCTCGACGAAGTGCTAAAAGTCGTCGCGGGCTGA
- the fabG gene encoding 3-oxoacyl-ACP reductase FabG — translation MEKTLDKQIAIVTGASRGIGRAIAIELARQGAMVIGTATSESGATAITDAFKAEGLNGRGAVLNVNDAAAAEALIDGTVKEFGVLNVLVNNAGITQDQLAMRMKDDDWDAVIDTNLKSVFRLSRAVLRPMMKARGGRIINITSVVGSAGNAGQANYAAAKAGVAGMTRALAREIGSRGITVNCVAPGFIDTDMTKTLPEEQQTALKAQIPLGRLGSPEDIAHAVTFLASPQAGYITGTTLHVNGGMYMS, via the coding sequence ATGGAAAAGACTCTCGATAAACAGATTGCGATCGTGACGGGCGCTTCGCGTGGCATCGGCCGCGCAATCGCGATCGAACTCGCGCGTCAGGGCGCGATGGTGATCGGCACGGCAACGAGCGAAAGCGGCGCAACCGCAATCACGGACGCGTTCAAGGCCGAGGGCCTGAACGGCCGCGGCGCAGTGCTCAACGTCAACGACGCGGCGGCGGCCGAAGCGCTGATCGACGGGACGGTGAAGGAATTCGGCGTGCTCAACGTACTGGTGAACAACGCGGGCATCACGCAAGATCAACTCGCGATGCGCATGAAGGACGACGACTGGGACGCCGTCATCGACACGAACCTGAAGTCCGTGTTCCGTCTGTCGCGCGCGGTGCTGCGCCCGATGATGAAAGCACGCGGCGGCCGCATCATCAATATCACGTCGGTGGTCGGTTCGGCGGGTAATGCCGGCCAGGCGAACTACGCTGCGGCAAAGGCGGGCGTGGCGGGCATGACACGTGCGCTCGCTCGTGAAATCGGCAGCCGCGGCATCACGGTGAACTGCGTCGCGCCGGGTTTCATCGACACCGACATGACCAAAACACTGCCCGAAGAACAGCAAACAGCGCTGAAGGCGCAGATTCCGCTCGGCCGTCTCGGCAGCCCGGAAGATATCGCACACGCCGTGACGTTCCTCGCATCGCCGCAGGCCGGTTATATCACCGGCACGACGTTGCACGTGAACGGCGGCATGTATATGTCGTAA
- the acpP gene encoding acyl carrier protein, producing the protein MDNIEQRVKKIVAEQLGVAEAEIKNEASFVNDLGADSLDTVELVMALEDEFGMEIPDEEAEKITTVQQAIDYARANVKA; encoded by the coding sequence ATGGACAATATCGAACAGCGCGTCAAGAAGATCGTTGCAGAACAACTCGGTGTTGCCGAAGCGGAAATCAAGAACGAAGCATCGTTCGTGAACGACCTCGGCGCTGACTCGCTCGACACGGTCGAGCTGGTGATGGCTCTCGAAGACGAATTCGGCATGGAAATTCCGGATGAAGAAGCCGAGAAGATCACGACGGTTCAGCAAGCGATCGACTACGCTCGCGCTAACGTCAAGGCTTAA